From the genome of Candidatus Bathyarchaeota archaeon, one region includes:
- a CDS encoding site-2 protease family protein produces the protein MSEPPTPPPEPPTESLDTSQFDQIQPLVTAEFDVEEALIEHGIPTFYVNLQPNSKQAFIRLVRTLANVRYTPVLREKNGRNVLKVSPKRKTKPSRPIINVILFLLTIVTVSITGYILSLDLVEHGLNPLIGAASFALALLGILGAHEMGHKFAANYHKMEATMPYFIPGPPPVPGLFLGIGTFGAVIVQKETAPNRDSLFDIGASGPIAGFIVTIFVAAIGIAMSPIGASVDPLPGGGLPIPPLFMLLMEALVKIEPIPGMNYYYILLHPVAFAGWIGMFVTLLNLLPTGMLDGGHTLRSIANNDSVRTIFTFASILVLLVTRNFLMLIFVLFLSMYRHPGPLDDVSKLSLSRKLTAVLLIVIFALCLFIF, from the coding sequence ATGAGCGAACCACCTACTCCCCCTCCTGAACCACCAACAGAATCCCTTGACACTTCTCAGTTTGACCAAATTCAACCTTTGGTTACTGCAGAATTTGATGTAGAAGAGGCTCTAATCGAGCATGGCATCCCAACATTTTACGTGAATTTACAACCAAACTCAAAACAAGCTTTCATAAGGCTTGTTAGAACCTTGGCCAACGTGAGATATACACCTGTACTAAGAGAGAAAAATGGAAGAAACGTGTTGAAAGTCTCGCCGAAACGGAAGACGAAGCCGAGCCGACCAATAATAAATGTAATACTCTTTTTACTAACTATTGTCACCGTCTCCATTACCGGATACATTCTTTCTCTCGACCTTGTCGAACATGGATTGAATCCCTTGATAGGTGCCGCTAGTTTTGCGTTAGCACTGTTGGGAATATTAGGTGCTCACGAGATGGGCCACAAATTCGCTGCTAACTATCATAAAATGGAGGCAACAATGCCATATTTTATTCCAGGACCCCCTCCAGTGCCTGGGCTATTCTTAGGAATTGGGACCTTTGGCGCGGTTATTGTGCAGAAAGAGACAGCGCCAAATAGAGATTCATTGTTTGACATAGGCGCTAGTGGACCAATTGCCGGATTCATCGTGACAATTTTTGTGGCCGCCATCGGCATTGCCATGTCACCTATAGGAGCCAGCGTCGATCCTTTGCCAGGTGGGGGGCTTCCCATACCGCCGCTATTTATGCTTCTCATGGAAGCTTTAGTGAAAATCGAGCCGATTCCTGGCATGAACTATTATTATATTCTATTGCACCCTGTCGCTTTTGCAGGTTGGATAGGAATGTTCGTCACTTTGCTTAATTTGCTGCCTACTGGAATGCTTGATGGAGGTCACACCTTAAGAAGCATAGCTAACAACGATTCTGTCCGCACCATTTTCACTTTTGCTTCAATTTTGGTGCTTCTGGTCACACGAAATTTTCTAATGTTGATTTTTGTTCTCTTTCTTTCCATGTACAGGCATCCGGGACCTTTAGATGATGTTTCAAAGCTGTCCCTTTCAAGGAAATTAACTGCTGTCCTATTGATTGTAATATTTGCTCTCTGCTTGTTTATTTTCTAG
- a CDS encoding MBL fold metallo-hydrolase, producing the protein MNLKMLTVGSLFTNCYVIWCDKTREAIVIDPGFDRQSEAGKVFHILKENELKVKFIVNTHGHPDHTCGNGVVKSATDASILIHKLDASMLGKTGKDLDSLFDFHVLSPIADDFLEDGDVVRFGRTVLRVLHTPGHSPGSISLVGEDCVFTGDTLFAGSIGRVDLSGGSGEEIIRSLREKLAVLPERLVVYPGHGPTSTIEREKRNNPFLQRNFDVSLLG; encoded by the coding sequence ATGAATTTAAAGATGTTGACTGTGGGTTCGTTGTTCACAAATTGTTATGTTATTTGGTGTGACAAGACTAGAGAGGCGATAGTGATAGACCCAGGGTTTGATCGTCAAAGCGAGGCTGGAAAGGTTTTCCATATTTTGAAAGAGAACGAGTTGAAGGTTAAGTTTATTGTTAATACGCACGGGCATCCTGATCATACATGTGGTAACGGTGTTGTCAAAAGTGCAACCGACGCATCCATTTTAATTCACAAGTTAGATGCGAGTATGTTGGGCAAGACAGGGAAAGATTTGGATTCATTGTTTGACTTTCACGTTTTATCACCTATTGCTGACGATTTCTTAGAGGACGGTGATGTGGTTAGATTTGGGAGGACTGTTTTGCGGGTTTTGCATACACCCGGACATAGTCCGGGAAGCATTTCGCTTGTCGGAGAGGATTGTGTTTTTACTGGTGATACGTTGTTTGCGGGTTCTATTGGTCGTGTGGATTTGTCTGGAGGTTCAGGCGAGGAGATTATACGGTCATTACGAGAGAAGCTGGCGGTTTTGCCGGAGAGACTCGTTGTCTATCCTGGTCATGGACCAACATCTACTATTGAGAGAGAGAAGCGTAACAACCCTTTTTTGCAGAGGAATTTTGATGTTTCCCTTCTAGGGTAA
- a CDS encoding hydroxymethylglutaryl-CoA reductase, degradative: MSKISAFAGFYKLPVKERLRIVKEFANLTDDETSLLTNTGSLSLELADRMIENVVGAFPVPLGIAVNFLINKRDYLIPMAIEEPSVVAAASYAAKMAREGGGFYTTSTSPIMIGQIQAVDIKDPYRARMAVYGYKEDILKKANEQDPVLVSLGGGAKDLDAKIIHTPSGPMLITELYVDCRDAMGANAVNTMAEAVAPMIERITGGRVYLRIISNLATKRLARAYVTIPKEAVGGEEVVQGIVQAYHFAASDPFRAATHNKGILNGAIAVVIATCNDHRAIEAGAHAYAARTGHYTTLSSWEKNQNGDLVGSLEMPMAVGTIGGAILTHPIAKIALKILGVKSANELAEVITTVGLAQNLGALRALVHEGIQRGHMRLHARNIAIAAGVTDELIDVVTDQMVKERKIRMDRAKEILEQYRKTKP, from the coding sequence ATGAGTAAGATTTCCGCATTTGCAGGTTTCTACAAGTTACCAGTAAAAGAGAGGCTTCGAATCGTTAAAGAATTCGCCAACCTAACAGATGATGAAACAAGTTTGCTCACGAACACAGGTTCTCTATCCCTCGAACTTGCTGACCGCATGATAGAAAACGTCGTCGGTGCTTTCCCAGTTCCTCTAGGCATAGCTGTCAACTTCCTCATCAACAAGCGAGACTATCTAATCCCCATGGCTATCGAAGAACCCTCCGTCGTAGCAGCGGCAAGCTACGCCGCAAAGATGGCGCGCGAAGGCGGAGGCTTCTATACCACTAGCACATCACCCATTATGATAGGTCAAATTCAAGCAGTGGATATAAAAGATCCATATCGTGCTCGAATGGCAGTCTACGGCTACAAAGAAGACATTCTCAAGAAAGCTAACGAACAAGATCCAGTCCTCGTTTCTCTAGGCGGCGGTGCTAAGGATTTAGATGCAAAAATCATCCACACTCCATCCGGCCCGATGCTCATAACCGAACTTTATGTTGACTGTCGAGATGCTATGGGCGCCAACGCAGTTAACACCATGGCAGAGGCCGTAGCTCCCATGATAGAAAGGATAACGGGCGGACGTGTCTACCTCCGCATCATCAGTAACCTTGCCACAAAGCGTTTAGCTAGAGCATACGTGACTATTCCTAAAGAAGCGGTGGGTGGAGAAGAAGTTGTGCAAGGCATAGTACAAGCATACCACTTCGCAGCCTCAGATCCTTTCCGCGCAGCAACACATAACAAAGGCATTCTCAACGGCGCAATCGCTGTGGTCATCGCGACATGCAACGATCACCGCGCCATAGAAGCAGGCGCCCATGCTTACGCTGCCCGTACAGGCCACTACACAACTTTATCTTCATGGGAAAAAAACCAAAACGGAGACTTGGTGGGCTCACTTGAAATGCCTATGGCGGTCGGTACCATAGGAGGTGCCATACTCACACACCCCATCGCCAAAATCGCACTCAAAATCCTAGGCGTAAAATCAGCTAACGAACTCGCCGAAGTTATAACCACAGTAGGCTTGGCTCAAAATCTAGGTGCTCTCCGCGCTCTAGTACATGAAGGCATCCAACGTGGTCACATGCGGCTGCACGCCCGAAACATAGCAATCGCAGCCGGCGTCACCGACGAACTCATTGACGTTGTCACCGACCAAATGGTGAAGGAACGCAAAATACGCATGGACAGAGCTAAAGAAATCCTTGAGCAATACCGGAAGACTAAGCCATGA
- the prs gene encoding ribose-phosphate diphosphokinase, with amino-acid sequence MIILPGPASQDLAKRLAAELKTRLVPVFFKKFPDGESYIRIEGDVQDEHVIVVQTTSPPQDERMMQLFLLASAAKNQGVQRITAVVPYFAYDRQDKIFLPGEAFSVKTVIDILKACGVTQIITINAHNPIALEGLNIPIKDLSAITLLAKYFGDKSFEGAVSLSMGKKGVATAKEAANILKGTYDYIPTRRDRHTGKVSIEEKTLNIENKVAIFFDDIISSGGTMIKAVAHAKSQGAAKVYAACVHPLLMADARERIIKSGADGVVGTDSVPSPVSVVSVAPIIAKALINQGA; translated from the coding sequence ATGATAATTCTGCCTGGTCCGGCAAGCCAAGATCTAGCGAAACGTCTTGCAGCAGAGTTGAAAACTAGGTTAGTTCCTGTCTTTTTCAAGAAATTTCCAGACGGCGAAAGCTACATACGCATTGAAGGCGACGTACAAGACGAACATGTTATAGTCGTTCAAACTACAAGTCCACCTCAAGACGAAAGAATGATGCAGCTATTCTTGTTGGCGTCTGCCGCAAAAAACCAAGGTGTTCAAAGAATTACAGCGGTAGTTCCCTACTTCGCATACGACCGCCAAGATAAAATCTTCCTTCCTGGTGAAGCTTTCAGCGTCAAGACCGTTATTGATATACTTAAAGCGTGTGGAGTCACTCAGATAATCACTATAAACGCTCACAACCCCATAGCTTTAGAAGGGCTCAACATTCCCATAAAAGACCTATCAGCCATCACCTTGCTGGCGAAGTATTTCGGAGACAAGAGCTTCGAAGGTGCAGTTTCGCTGTCGATGGGCAAGAAAGGCGTGGCGACAGCAAAGGAAGCCGCAAATATACTCAAAGGCACATACGACTACATTCCAACCCGAAGAGACCGGCACACTGGAAAAGTCAGCATCGAAGAGAAGACGCTTAATATTGAAAACAAAGTCGCAATTTTCTTCGACGACATCATAAGCAGCGGCGGAACAATGATAAAAGCAGTTGCTCACGCCAAAAGCCAAGGAGCAGCAAAGGTGTACGCCGCCTGTGTTCACCCTCTCTTGATGGCTGATGCTAGGGAGAGAATAATAAAGAGTGGAGCAGACGGAGTTGTAGGCACCGACAGTGTTCCAAGCCCTGTAAGCGTCGTCTCTGTGGCACCAATAATCGCAAAGGCTCTCATCAACCAAGGAGCCTAA
- a CDS encoding N-6 DNA methylase, with the protein MPSLFFLLSGEHETLPFAELKAILETEGIVYEEVQTLPQILRLDAVIDAVKAVEGRAALTRVCCQELFCCKASFTEIVKAMQSVMLENLLTSGESFVVRVRRVGEAARNLVGMNLERKLGELILNKAKGAKVNLKQPQKTFFGTITDDTFLFGLKLAEISPTPFMQRRPRKRPFFHPSAMPAKLARCMVNLAKPNRGDLVLDPFCGTGSFLIEAGLLGYRVLGFDAKKRMVRGSLRNLRFFNVDCEGLVLADAKHLPLMKVDCIVTDPPYGRSASTMGYTTGQIIQDFLAMSSNRIAKRKRICIAAPKTVHIGEIAETLGLRHVQSHFVYVHRSLTREIAVLENA; encoded by the coding sequence GTGCCTTCGCTCTTCTTTCTTCTCTCGGGTGAACATGAAACGCTTCCGTTCGCGGAACTGAAAGCAATTCTGGAGACCGAAGGCATCGTTTATGAAGAGGTGCAAACGCTACCACAGATTCTGCGGCTGGACGCGGTTATTGATGCAGTCAAAGCGGTTGAAGGACGAGCCGCATTGACCCGAGTTTGCTGTCAGGAACTGTTCTGTTGTAAAGCTTCTTTCACCGAAATCGTGAAGGCCATGCAGTCAGTCATGTTGGAAAACCTTCTCACCTCGGGTGAGAGTTTTGTTGTGCGTGTTCGGCGGGTAGGTGAGGCAGCGCGAAATTTGGTTGGTATGAATTTAGAACGGAAGCTTGGCGAACTGATTTTGAACAAGGCTAAAGGAGCAAAAGTCAACCTTAAACAGCCACAGAAAACTTTCTTCGGAACGATAACTGATGACACCTTTCTTTTTGGATTGAAACTTGCAGAAATATCGCCCACTCCTTTCATGCAGAGGCGACCGCGAAAACGTCCCTTTTTTCATCCGTCAGCCATGCCTGCGAAGTTGGCGAGATGTATGGTTAATTTGGCCAAGCCTAATAGAGGTGATTTGGTTCTTGACCCTTTCTGCGGTACTGGCAGCTTTCTCATAGAGGCTGGTTTGCTAGGCTATCGGGTGTTGGGCTTTGATGCTAAGAAGCGCATGGTTCGAGGGAGCTTGCGGAATCTGAGGTTTTTCAACGTAGACTGTGAGGGTTTGGTGCTTGCAGATGCTAAGCATTTACCGTTAATGAAGGTGGACTGCATTGTTACAGACCCGCCATATGGTCGCTCCGCATCCACAATGGGATACACAACAGGGCAAATTATTCAGGATTTTCTAGCAATGTCCAGTAACAGAATAGCGAAACGAAAACGCATATGCATAGCCGCTCCTAAAACGGTTCACATAGGCGAGATAGCTGAAACGTTAGGTCTTAGACATGTTCAGTCCCACTTTGTTTATGTACATCGAAGTCTCACAAGAGAAATAGCTGTGTTGGAGAATGCGTAG
- the rnz gene encoding ribonuclease Z: MSLQVIFLGTAGSVPTPTRSLPAIAIRRKGELILFDCGEGVQRQMVKAGLGFNKKMKVFITHMHGDHMLGLPGLIQTMSLLDRTRKLEIYGPTGLEDFIEAIEKTVQFTLTFPLQITEIKHGGLVCEEREYEIYAAWADHAAPAFAYSFVEKPRPGKFYPEKTKALGVPEGVLWSKLQHGSAIKLPNERVVEPEEVVGPPRPGRKIVYTGDSRSTKSLGKLAKNADLLIHDCTFDDELAERATEDGHSTPRQAAKTAKKAKVKRLILTHISARYKTPNLLLNQARKAFVNVDVAEDFMKIDLPLLDVK, encoded by the coding sequence ATGAGCTTACAAGTCATTTTTCTTGGGACAGCAGGCAGCGTGCCTACGCCTACTAGATCGTTACCAGCCATTGCAATACGGAGAAAAGGCGAGCTAATTCTCTTCGATTGTGGCGAAGGCGTTCAACGTCAAATGGTGAAGGCAGGTTTAGGCTTTAACAAGAAAATGAAGGTATTTATAACTCACATGCACGGTGACCATATGCTTGGCTTACCCGGGCTAATCCAGACAATGTCACTGCTAGACCGCACAAGGAAACTTGAAATCTACGGGCCAACAGGCTTGGAAGATTTTATTGAAGCCATCGAAAAAACTGTGCAGTTCACTCTTACGTTTCCTCTTCAAATAACCGAAATTAAACATGGAGGGCTTGTCTGCGAAGAGAGAGAATACGAAATATATGCTGCATGGGCAGACCACGCGGCTCCTGCATTCGCTTACAGCTTTGTTGAAAAGCCACGCCCAGGCAAATTCTATCCTGAAAAAACTAAAGCGTTAGGAGTCCCTGAAGGGGTGTTGTGGTCAAAACTTCAGCACGGGTCAGCCATAAAGCTGCCAAACGAAAGAGTTGTTGAGCCCGAAGAAGTGGTTGGTCCACCGAGACCAGGAAGGAAAATCGTCTATACTGGGGACAGCAGATCTACAAAGTCTCTAGGGAAGTTGGCTAAAAACGCTGATCTACTGATCCACGACTGCACTTTCGATGATGAACTTGCAGAAAGAGCCACGGAGGACGGGCATTCTACACCGCGCCAAGCCGCGAAAACTGCAAAAAAAGCTAAGGTGAAGCGGTTGATTCTGACGCATATCAGTGCACGTTATAAGACGCCCAATTTGCTGTTGAATCAAGCTAGGAAAGCCTTTGTGAATGTTGATGTGGCTGAAGATTTTATGAAAATCGATCTGCCGCTGCTTGATGTTAAGTGA
- a CDS encoding sugar phosphate isomerase/epimerase, protein MTKIKIGLSMLHCLGEPFSSLCQRLQEVTVNYVELIDDGWHRLDQGRVKKLKEIGESQGLTYTLHAPFASINIAAPAEDLRNFILKRLEKSMVFARQLECRLMVFHSGLRTGISGFYPGVDWKTNIESVQNLLKLSRMHGIKIVVENVPAQYGFLVANVEQFSHFFNDLGEDLDLVLDVGHSNINGQTHALIEAFGKKIVHIHAHDNEGKQDVHLGVGYGTVNWQQFAEGIKKAGFKGIVMVESYCNIKESIATLQKLLT, encoded by the coding sequence ATGACCAAGATTAAAATCGGGTTGTCTATGCTACATTGTTTAGGTGAGCCTTTTTCTAGCCTTTGTCAAAGGCTGCAAGAGGTAACAGTGAACTATGTAGAGCTGATTGATGATGGTTGGCACAGACTCGACCAAGGGCGAGTGAAAAAGCTTAAGGAAATTGGTGAGTCACAAGGCTTGACATACACGTTGCATGCGCCCTTCGCAAGTATAAACATCGCTGCACCAGCAGAAGATTTGCGCAATTTTATTCTTAAACGACTTGAGAAATCTATGGTTTTTGCACGACAACTCGAATGCCGTCTAATGGTGTTTCATTCAGGGTTGCGGACGGGGATAAGTGGCTTTTATCCAGGTGTGGACTGGAAAACAAACATTGAATCGGTGCAGAATCTACTGAAGCTGTCCAGAATGCATGGGATAAAGATTGTAGTTGAAAACGTTCCAGCACAATATGGTTTCTTGGTGGCAAATGTTGAGCAGTTTTCCCATTTTTTCAATGATCTCGGCGAAGACTTAGATTTAGTCTTAGACGTGGGGCACTCTAACATCAACGGTCAAACTCACGCTTTAATAGAAGCTTTTGGCAAGAAGATTGTTCACATCCACGCACATGACAACGAAGGAAAACAAGACGTACACCTAGGAGTCGGCTATGGCACTGTAAATTGGCAACAATTCGCAGAAGGCATTAAAAAAGCAGGTTTCAAGGGAATTGTAATGGTAGAATCCTACTGCAACATAAAGGAAAGCATAGCAACGCTGCAAAAACTGCTCACTTAA
- the fliE gene encoding flagellar hook-basal body complex protein FliE, translated as MVVGVAGMPGAGKATVVEVAKKMGCGVVVMGDEVREETELRGLEPTPENVGKVMLTMRQEGGPAVVAKRCVPKIGEVKDKVVIVDGIRSLYEADEFQKYFVKFKLLAIHSSPETRFKRLFKRKRSDDPASWETFLERDWRELRVGLGSVIASADVMIVNEGKKAALEKEVLKFLEKVTKNGQSKRACRSRG; from the coding sequence ATCGTTGTCGGAGTTGCAGGGATGCCTGGTGCAGGAAAAGCAACGGTGGTTGAAGTTGCTAAGAAAATGGGTTGCGGCGTTGTTGTTATGGGTGATGAAGTAAGAGAAGAAACAGAACTCCGAGGTTTAGAGCCGACGCCTGAAAACGTGGGTAAAGTTATGCTGACGATGCGTCAAGAAGGCGGCCCTGCAGTGGTGGCGAAACGGTGTGTCCCAAAAATTGGGGAAGTGAAGGATAAAGTTGTTATTGTTGACGGGATTCGCAGTCTCTATGAGGCAGACGAGTTCCAAAAGTACTTTGTGAAATTCAAGCTCTTAGCTATTCACTCCTCGCCCGAAACACGGTTCAAAAGGCTCTTTAAACGTAAACGAAGCGATGACCCAGCCAGTTGGGAAACATTTCTGGAGCGGGATTGGCGAGAACTCCGCGTTGGGCTTGGCAGCGTTATCGCTTCTGCAGATGTGATGATAGTGAATGAAGGAAAAAAAGCCGCGCTCGAGAAAGAAGTGCTCAAGTTTTTGGAGAAAGTGACGAAAAATGGACAAAGTAAACGTGCATGTAGAAGTCGAGGTTAA
- the thpR gene encoding RNA 2',3'-cyclic phosphodiesterase, protein MKEGFKMQEPIRSFIAFDIDNEEVLKRLSETQEKLVRTGAALKLVKLENIHITMRFLGSIQPNMVDRIHKEMEQVPFTSFDVEIRGVGAFPKLKYPRVVWVGIQKGSENLKDVFNQLESRLRKLGFKPDSKGFSPHITIARVKTGLNKAELIRCINELTNYEFGVLKADCLKLKKSVLTPEGPIYSILKEVCRES, encoded by the coding sequence ATGAAAGAAGGATTCAAGATGCAAGAACCCATCCGCAGCTTCATAGCTTTTGACATCGATAATGAAGAAGTTCTGAAACGGCTATCCGAGACCCAAGAGAAGCTTGTAAGAACTGGTGCCGCTTTGAAACTTGTCAAGCTGGAAAACATTCACATCACGATGCGTTTCTTAGGAAGCATACAGCCAAACATGGTTGACAGGATTCACAAAGAAATGGAACAAGTGCCATTTACCTCCTTCGATGTGGAGATTCGAGGAGTAGGCGCCTTTCCCAAGCTCAAATATCCGCGCGTTGTCTGGGTAGGCATCCAAAAAGGCTCTGAGAACCTTAAAGACGTTTTTAACCAGTTGGAGTCACGTCTTCGAAAACTAGGATTCAAGCCGGACTCGAAAGGATTCAGCCCCCACATCACAATCGCTAGGGTAAAAACAGGTCTTAATAAAGCAGAGCTTATTCGTTGCATAAATGAGTTAACGAATTACGAGTTCGGAGTTTTAAAAGCAGATTGCCTGAAGCTTAAGAAAAGCGTCTTGACACCTGAAGGCCCCATATACTCTATCTTGAAAGAAGTTTGCCGGGAGAGCTAA
- the cca gene encoding CCA tRNA nucleotidyltransferase: MVSKLERILQKILENTTPTFEKKKRVLALAKKLTRKVEGVALKAELDVEVRVEGSIAKNTWLRESPDIDIFMRVPSTVPREAFGTTCLDIARKATAGAEQIERFAEHPYLEAVIDGTRVNIVPCYRVKKGEWKSATDRTPFHTDYVKPLLNERICSEIRLLKRFMKGIGVYGAEIKVGGFSGYLCELLVLFYGSFLQVLKVASSWKARTFIDLEGYYDRPADELHLIFEEPLVIVDPVDKERNAASAVRQERLDEFVAASRVLLDKPSTQLFYPSKTKPLSSEELLQAVRKHGSSLIFIQFGKVKAVSDILWGQLYKSQRSLRKLVRQHDFRIVRDAVWSDEKNLNIFLLQVEHRFLPPLKKHLGPPLEKRNECEKFLRKHTGSPRTLSGPRIEEGRWVVEIVRKHTSVIKLLEAKLKGGGRNAGVAKLVSQAVAKNLKILVNEEILTTYSHNQDFAKFLTEYVKGKPKWLN; this comes from the coding sequence ATGGTTTCAAAGCTTGAAAGAATACTTCAAAAAATCTTGGAAAATACCACGCCTACCTTCGAAAAGAAAAAACGCGTTCTTGCATTGGCGAAAAAGCTTACACGAAAAGTAGAAGGAGTTGCACTGAAAGCAGAGTTAGATGTGGAAGTACGTGTTGAAGGGTCGATTGCAAAAAACACATGGCTAAGAGAATCGCCAGACATCGACATTTTCATGCGTGTCCCCTCAACTGTGCCGCGAGAAGCTTTTGGCACTACATGTTTAGATATTGCACGAAAGGCGACAGCAGGCGCTGAACAAATTGAACGCTTCGCAGAACATCCATACTTAGAGGCTGTCATAGACGGAACTCGAGTGAATATTGTCCCTTGTTATCGAGTAAAAAAAGGAGAATGGAAAAGCGCAACCGACCGCACGCCTTTTCATACTGACTACGTGAAACCTTTGCTAAATGAGAGAATTTGCAGCGAAATTCGCCTTTTGAAACGATTCATGAAAGGCATTGGTGTTTATGGTGCTGAAATTAAAGTAGGCGGCTTCAGTGGATATCTTTGTGAGCTCCTTGTGCTCTTCTACGGGTCCTTTCTTCAAGTTTTAAAGGTTGCAAGCAGTTGGAAGGCTCGAACGTTCATCGACCTAGAGGGTTATTATGATAGGCCGGCCGATGAATTGCACTTAATCTTTGAAGAACCTTTAGTTATAGTTGATCCGGTTGATAAGGAAAGAAACGCAGCATCGGCAGTGAGACAAGAGCGATTGGATGAATTTGTTGCGGCATCAAGAGTCCTGCTAGATAAGCCAAGTACACAGTTATTTTATCCTTCAAAAACAAAGCCTCTCAGCTCCGAAGAGCTACTACAAGCAGTGAGAAAGCATGGCTCAAGCCTAATCTTTATACAGTTCGGAAAAGTGAAAGCGGTCTCTGACATTCTTTGGGGGCAGCTTTACAAATCCCAAAGATCGCTTCGAAAACTTGTTAGACAGCACGACTTCCGCATTGTCCGTGACGCTGTATGGAGTGATGAAAAAAACCTAAACATATTTCTTCTGCAAGTAGAGCATCGTTTTCTGCCACCTTTGAAGAAGCATCTTGGGCCGCCTTTAGAGAAGAGGAATGAATGTGAGAAATTTCTTAGAAAACACACTGGTTCTCCACGGACATTGTCTGGACCTAGAATCGAAGAGGGACGATGGGTAGTGGAAATAGTTCGGAAGCATACGAGTGTTATCAAATTGCTAGAGGCTAAGTTGAAAGGTGGAGGGAGAAACGCTGGCGTAGCGAAACTTGTTTCCCAAGCTGTTGCGAAGAACCTGAAAATTTTGGTTAATGAAGAAATCCTTACAACATATTCACATAATCAAGACTTTGCGAAATTCTTAACTGAGTATGTCAAGGGAAAACCAAAATGGTTAAATTGA
- a CDS encoding GNAT family N-acetyltransferase: protein MVKLRKAEVTIREYAPIDLSQVKKLILKAKNFGEPFLETELLNIKKNTSPGLGKIFVATSKDQVIGYISLGRRTFALMVDSIIIDRNYQRRGVGKKMIEKAKEYAKSQGFHVLRTDTGTFMNYAIKFYLVCGFMPCGYVEHDFSLGSKQLHFYMDLKTKEGSNSV from the coding sequence ATGGTTAAATTGAGAAAGGCGGAAGTGACCATTAGAGAGTATGCGCCCATCGACCTTTCCCAAGTTAAGAAACTGATACTAAAAGCGAAAAATTTCGGCGAACCCTTCCTTGAAACTGAACTATTGAATATCAAGAAAAACACTTCGCCAGGTTTGGGTAAAATCTTCGTTGCAACCTCGAAGGACCAAGTCATCGGCTACATTTCACTAGGTAGGAGGACTTTTGCGTTAATGGTAGATTCCATAATCATCGATCGAAACTATCAAAGAAGAGGTGTGGGCAAGAAGATGATCGAAAAGGCTAAAGAGTACGCGAAATCACAGGGTTTTCATGTGCTTCGTACAGACACTGGAACTTTCATGAACTACGCCATCAAATTCTATCTCGTCTGTGGTTTTATGCCGTGTGGCTATGTGGAACACGACTTTAGCCTAGGTTCAAAGCAATTGCACTTCTATATGGATTTAAAGACGAAAGAAGGAAGCAATTCTGTTTGA
- a CDS encoding nucleotidyltransferase domain-containing protein, whose product MSHNHRTNQRKRVAQEAAGMLYMGQEKEYKQAKLRAAKILGVHVLPNNAEVAIELDRIAEEREGKTRQERLVQMRREALQIMRVLRNFGPVLVGSVWRGTAHRNSDIDIAAYAKNPQEIVSTLQKNNYPIKRTEIQTVTKKGKKGQSFHIYVDFPSNNHAEIVVRSPEDISYQVRCEIYGDIVTGSTIKQLQRVLEENPKQKFLPT is encoded by the coding sequence GTGAGCCATAACCATCGAACAAATCAAAGGAAACGAGTTGCTCAAGAAGCTGCGGGAATGCTTTATATGGGGCAAGAAAAGGAGTATAAGCAGGCTAAGCTGCGTGCTGCTAAAATTTTAGGTGTTCATGTTCTTCCGAATAATGCTGAAGTGGCAATAGAACTTGACCGAATCGCCGAGGAAAGAGAAGGAAAAACAAGGCAGGAAAGACTCGTCCAAATGAGACGTGAAGCTCTCCAAATAATGCGAGTTCTCAGAAATTTTGGTCCAGTCTTGGTTGGAAGTGTGTGGCGAGGGACTGCTCACCGCAACAGCGACATCGATATTGCTGCTTATGCAAAAAATCCGCAAGAAATTGTTTCAACGCTTCAGAAAAACAACTATCCAATAAAGAGGACCGAAATCCAAACGGTTACAAAAAAGGGGAAAAAGGGGCAGTCCTTCCACATTTATGTGGATTTTCCGTCGAATAACCATGCAGAAATCGTAGTCCGTAGCCCAGAAGACATTAGTTACCAAGTTAGGTGTGAAATTTACGGAGACATAGTTACAGGTTCAACCATAAAACAACTGCAGAGGGTCCTAGAGGAAAATCCTAAACAAAAATTTCTTCCAACATAA